The following are encoded in a window of Amycolatopsis lexingtonensis genomic DNA:
- a CDS encoding sensor histidine kinase, giving the protein MRVADEQTLATSPGTFHDHLLRPFLMLFAIGGTIVQWPAVLAPGVALPVFVLACVSAIATLFSLRRLPTGWLVTLLSIAMLSGSVLLPLTEQTTSGPFFAFLAAGAAGGRLASRRIAVGIAVAGAVVAAVLTAVTGALAPAAAPWPWWLALTVALPVYIGVAQRDRKVALGLAERGRIAREIHDVLGHSLSGIALQLDMADALRESGRDEEANAAVRKARALAVDSMAETRRAVHALRQGALPLTKSLRALTGDVTISGPVRDVGTEAAHTVLRTAQEAVTNAAKHAPGANVSVRLAYRKNGLRLTVHNGPATEERTDLAGGTGLGLVGMRERAALLGGTLEAGPDGEGWTVELELPL; this is encoded by the coding sequence GTGCGCGTCGCTGATGAGCAGACCCTGGCCACGTCGCCGGGTACCTTCCACGACCACCTGCTCCGGCCGTTCCTGATGCTGTTCGCGATCGGCGGGACCATCGTGCAGTGGCCGGCGGTGCTGGCGCCCGGCGTCGCGCTGCCGGTGTTCGTCCTGGCCTGCGTGTCCGCGATCGCCACCCTGTTCTCGTTGCGGCGGCTCCCCACCGGGTGGCTCGTCACGCTCTTGTCGATCGCGATGCTGTCGGGCTCGGTGCTGCTGCCGCTGACCGAACAGACGACGAGCGGGCCCTTCTTCGCCTTCCTCGCGGCCGGTGCGGCGGGCGGCCGGCTGGCGTCCCGCCGGATCGCGGTCGGGATCGCGGTGGCCGGCGCCGTGGTCGCGGCGGTGCTCACGGCCGTGACCGGAGCGCTGGCCCCGGCCGCCGCTCCGTGGCCGTGGTGGCTCGCGCTGACCGTCGCGCTGCCGGTGTACATCGGCGTCGCGCAACGGGACCGCAAGGTAGCGCTCGGGCTCGCGGAGCGCGGGCGCATCGCGCGGGAGATCCACGACGTGCTGGGGCACTCGCTGTCCGGGATCGCGCTGCAACTGGACATGGCCGACGCCCTGCGGGAGAGCGGCCGGGACGAGGAGGCGAACGCGGCCGTGCGCAAGGCCCGTGCGCTCGCCGTCGACAGCATGGCCGAGACGCGGCGCGCGGTGCACGCGCTGCGGCAAGGAGCGTTGCCGCTCACGAAATCCCTGCGTGCGCTGACCGGGGACGTGACGATTTCGGGCCCGGTCCGGGACGTCGGCACCGAGGCGGCGCACACCGTGCTGCGGACCGCGCAGGAAGCCGTGACGAACGCGGCGAAGCACGCGCCCGGCGCGAACGTGTCCGTGCGGCTCGCGTACCGCAAGAACGGGTTGCGGCTGACCGTGCACAATGGACCCGCCACCGAGGAGCGCACCGACCTCGCCGGGGGCACCGGGCTGGGGCTCGTGGGCATGCGTGAACGCGCCGCGCTGCTCGGAGGAACTCTCGAAGCCGGACCGGACGGCGAAGGCTGGACCGTGGAACTGGAGCTGCCGCTATGA
- a CDS encoding response regulator, producing MTPAPITLVVADDQATVREALVVMLDLAADVSVVAGVADGEAAVRAVEEHRPDVVLMDLNMPVLGGVEATRRIREAELDTAVLVLTTFDDDESILAALQAGATGYLTKDADRATILNAVRTAAQGQTVLAPEVQRRLLALATRSARRPRDDFGLTAREREVLGLIGEGLRNPEIAARLVISEATVKTHINNLFAKAGFRNRADAVRYALNPGRQPAAPDVRGRPFP from the coding sequence ATGACTCCCGCACCGATCACCCTGGTCGTGGCCGACGACCAAGCCACCGTCCGTGAGGCGCTTGTGGTGATGCTCGACCTCGCCGCCGACGTGAGCGTGGTGGCGGGCGTGGCCGACGGCGAGGCGGCGGTGCGGGCGGTCGAGGAGCACCGGCCGGACGTCGTGTTGATGGACCTCAACATGCCCGTGCTCGGCGGGGTCGAGGCCACCCGGCGCATCCGCGAAGCCGAACTGGACACCGCCGTGCTGGTGCTCACCACCTTCGACGACGACGAGTCCATCCTGGCCGCGCTGCAGGCCGGCGCCACCGGTTACCTGACCAAGGACGCCGACCGCGCGACGATCCTCAACGCCGTGCGCACCGCGGCGCAGGGCCAGACGGTGCTGGCCCCGGAGGTCCAGCGCCGCCTGCTGGCCCTGGCGACGCGCTCGGCCCGGCGCCCACGGGACGACTTCGGCCTCACCGCCCGGGAACGCGAGGTCCTCGGCTTGATCGGCGAGGGCCTCCGCAACCCGGAGATCGCGGCCCGGCTGGTCATCTCCGAGGCGACGGTGAAGACGCACATCAACAACCTGTTCGCGAAGGCCGGGTTCCGCAACCGCGCCGACGCGGTCCGGTACGCGCTGAACCCGGGGCGTCAGCCGGCCGCGCCGGACGTACGCGGCCGGCCCTTTCCGTGA
- a CDS encoding alpha/beta hydrolase, producing the protein MIRVADLPATHPGRRLLTKRTPFFVAPDEPRCSYCAYIPTSWTPDAELPVLVAVHGTGRSVGELREGLIPFAEQHNVIVVLPLFPVGIDDPDDVHDYKLVDAKGIRFDRVLLGILEQVRHRWNARVDTVLLCGHSGGGQFAHRFLYLHPDRVAAVAVGAPGGVTLLDDSLAWPEGTGDTRQRFGITVDPAAVARVPVLLVIGGDDDGRADLAAMGDHGRSRPEQLDRLAETLTRYGAAVRQVVVPGVGHSAAGTRPPVVEFFTGLLRG; encoded by the coding sequence GTGATCCGGGTCGCGGACCTGCCCGCCACGCACCCCGGGCGCCGGCTGCTCACCAAGCGCACCCCGTTCTTCGTCGCGCCGGACGAGCCGCGCTGCAGTTACTGCGCTTACATCCCTACGAGCTGGACCCCGGATGCGGAACTGCCCGTCCTGGTGGCGGTGCACGGGACCGGCCGCAGCGTCGGGGAGCTGCGCGAGGGGCTCATCCCCTTCGCCGAACAGCACAACGTCATCGTCGTGCTCCCGCTGTTCCCGGTCGGCATCGACGATCCCGACGACGTGCACGACTACAAGCTCGTCGACGCGAAGGGGATCCGGTTCGACCGGGTGCTGCTCGGCATCCTCGAACAGGTCCGGCACCGGTGGAACGCACGGGTCGACACCGTTTTGCTGTGCGGGCACTCCGGCGGCGGCCAGTTCGCCCACCGCTTCCTGTACCTGCACCCGGACCGGGTCGCCGCCGTCGCGGTCGGGGCGCCCGGCGGTGTGACCCTGCTGGACGACTCGCTCGCCTGGCCGGAAGGCACCGGTGACACCCGGCAGCGCTTCGGGATCACCGTGGATCCCGCCGCGGTCGCCCGGGTGCCGGTGCTGCTCGTCATCGGCGGTGACGACGACGGGCGGGCCGACCTGGCCGCGATGGGCGACCACGGCCGCAGCCGGCCGGAGCAGCTCGACCGGCTGGCCGAAACCCTGACCCGGTACGGCGCCGCGGTCCGGCAGGTGGTGGTCCCCGGGGTGGGGCACAGCGCCGCGGGGACCCGCCCACCGGTCGTCGAATTCTTCACCGGCTTGCTGCGCGGATGA
- a CDS encoding DUF4387 domain-containing protein, translating to MPETTLADLAHEVRSKNAGPFWVTMELFMRDAEGYRIAADLVDERMIARLYRLEQSSVRIFRIPSLNVVKISFPRPVSQGSLRDRDVHAGQHHVPLARVPVTGGVS from the coding sequence GTGCCTGAAACGACTTTGGCGGATCTCGCGCACGAGGTCCGGTCCAAGAACGCGGGCCCGTTCTGGGTCACGATGGAACTCTTCATGCGCGACGCCGAGGGCTACCGGATCGCCGCGGACCTGGTGGACGAGCGGATGATCGCCCGGCTGTACCGGTTGGAGCAAAGCAGCGTCCGGATCTTCCGGATCCCTTCGCTCAACGTCGTGAAGATCTCCTTCCCGCGCCCGGTGAGCCAGGGGTCGCTGCGGGACCGCGACGTCCACGCGGGACAGCACCACGTCCCGCTGGCCCGCGTCCCGGTCACCGGCGGCGTCTCGTGA
- a CDS encoding acyclic terpene utilization AtuA family protein, translating to MDKVRVLAPSGMLGAGWDHATVERGIALGADVISIDGGSTDSGPYYLGAATAKTTAKAVARDLRSLFTAAAGAGIPVIVGSCGTSGTDTGVDWVAGIAADVLAEEGLDLKVAKIYSEQNAAELKEHLDAGRVHPLPPLGELTAETLESCTHIVGAMGHEPIVAALRAGAQVVLAGRATDTAVAAAYPLMKGMPAGPTWHAAKIVECGGQCTSNPRAGGVLATIDADGFTIEPLDPAVSCTPISVAAHMLYESADPFEMREPAGTLDVRDARYTAVDDRIVRVEGSRFHTAEQYTIKLEGARITGYETVSFSAVRDPLILADIDAWAQLMRTMITQRVGQTLGLADDEYAFDLRLYGHNAVLDDLEPESGPPREVGVMLLVNAPDQATATAVAKVANPLMLHLPTPGMSYLPSLAFPFSPAEVERGAAYEFVLNHVVDCADPADLFRTELGEKTRA from the coding sequence ATGGACAAAGTGCGCGTGCTGGCCCCGAGCGGAATGCTCGGCGCCGGCTGGGACCACGCGACCGTCGAGCGCGGCATCGCACTGGGCGCCGACGTCATCAGCATCGACGGCGGCTCGACGGACTCGGGTCCGTACTACCTCGGTGCCGCGACGGCCAAGACGACGGCGAAGGCGGTGGCCCGCGACCTGCGCAGTTTGTTCACGGCCGCGGCGGGCGCGGGGATCCCGGTGATCGTGGGCTCCTGCGGCACGAGCGGGACCGACACCGGCGTCGACTGGGTCGCCGGGATCGCCGCCGACGTGCTGGCCGAGGAAGGCCTGGACCTGAAGGTGGCGAAGATCTACAGCGAGCAGAACGCGGCCGAGCTGAAGGAACACCTCGACGCGGGCCGCGTGCATCCGTTGCCCCCGTTGGGAGAGCTGACCGCCGAGACCCTGGAGAGCTGCACGCACATCGTCGGCGCGATGGGGCACGAACCGATCGTCGCGGCACTGCGCGCCGGGGCCCAGGTCGTGCTCGCCGGCCGCGCCACCGACACCGCGGTCGCGGCCGCCTACCCGCTCATGAAGGGAATGCCCGCCGGACCCACGTGGCACGCCGCCAAGATCGTCGAATGCGGCGGCCAGTGCACGAGCAACCCGCGCGCGGGCGGGGTTCTCGCCACCATCGACGCGGACGGCTTCACCATCGAGCCGCTCGACCCCGCCGTGTCCTGCACGCCGATTTCGGTGGCCGCGCACATGCTCTACGAGTCCGCGGACCCGTTCGAGATGCGGGAGCCCGCCGGCACCCTCGACGTCCGGGACGCGCGGTACACCGCGGTCGACGACCGGATCGTCCGCGTCGAGGGGTCGCGGTTCCACACCGCGGAGCAGTACACGATCAAGCTGGAAGGCGCCCGCATCACCGGCTACGAGACGGTGTCGTTCTCGGCGGTCCGGGACCCGCTCATCCTCGCCGACATCGACGCCTGGGCACAGCTGATGCGCACGATGATCACGCAGCGGGTGGGGCAGACGCTCGGCCTGGCGGACGACGAGTACGCCTTCGACCTCCGCCTGTACGGCCACAACGCCGTGCTGGACGACCTCGAGCCCGAAAGCGGGCCGCCGCGCGAGGTCGGCGTGATGCTGCTCGTCAACGCCCCCGACCAGGCCACGGCCACGGCGGTCGCCAAGGTCGCCAACCCGCTGATGCTGCACCTGCCGACGCCGGGGATGAGCTACCTGCCCAGTCTCGCGTTCCCGTTCTCACCCGCGGAGGTCGAGCGCGGCGCGGCGTACGAGTTCGTGCTGAACCACGTCGTCGACTGCGCCGATCCCGCCGACCTGTTCCGGACCGAGCTGGGGGAGAAGACCCGTGCCTGA
- a CDS encoding phosphoglycerate dehydrogenase, translating into MNERVLITTDYLRPGDDVDLFLKSSGLETVHLPMSGRRDPGELAAALHGIDAALVANEPLTADVLARSPKLRVIVRTGVGYDSIDVAAARRLGISVSNLPGVNANAVAEYTVGLLLAGARRLVQSAHGVARGSWPREDGRELRGSTLGLIGYGAAARAVVPLARAFGMNVVCTTNVPAELRDPGVRFTGLPELLSTSDYVSVHTALTERTRGLLDAVAFKQMKPTALLINTARGAIVDEAALVAAVRSGEIAGAALDVVAEEPLPSESPLRGVDGIVVYSHLAGQTAEARAAAGLRGAEELVAALAGRAKFVVNQQK; encoded by the coding sequence GTGAACGAACGCGTGCTGATCACCACGGACTACCTGCGTCCCGGCGACGACGTCGACTTGTTCTTGAAAAGCTCCGGCCTGGAGACCGTGCACCTGCCCATGTCCGGCCGGCGCGATCCCGGCGAACTCGCGGCCGCTCTCCACGGGATCGACGCGGCACTGGTGGCCAACGAGCCGCTGACAGCGGATGTCCTTGCCCGGTCGCCGAAGCTGCGCGTCATCGTGCGCACCGGCGTGGGGTACGACTCGATCGACGTCGCCGCCGCGCGCCGGCTCGGGATCTCCGTGAGCAACCTGCCCGGGGTCAACGCCAACGCCGTGGCCGAGTACACCGTCGGCCTGCTGCTCGCTGGTGCCCGGCGGCTCGTGCAGTCCGCCCACGGCGTGGCCCGGGGGAGCTGGCCCCGCGAGGACGGCCGCGAACTGCGCGGCTCGACGCTCGGGCTCATCGGCTACGGGGCGGCGGCGCGGGCCGTGGTGCCGCTGGCGCGCGCGTTCGGCATGAACGTCGTCTGCACGACCAACGTCCCGGCGGAGCTGCGGGATCCCGGCGTCCGGTTCACCGGGCTGCCCGAGCTGCTGTCCACTTCGGACTACGTCTCCGTGCACACCGCGCTCACCGAACGGACCCGGGGACTGCTGGACGCGGTGGCGTTCAAGCAGATGAAGCCGACGGCGCTGCTGATCAACACGGCCCGGGGCGCCATCGTCGACGAAGCCGCGCTGGTCGCGGCCGTGCGGTCCGGCGAGATCGCGGGTGCGGCGCTCGACGTCGTGGCCGAGGAACCGCTTCCGTCCGAAAGCCCGTTGCGCGGGGTGGACGGGATCGTCGTCTATTCCCACCTGGCCGGGCAGACGGCCGAAGCACGTGCCGCCGCGGGCTTGCGCGGCGCGGAGGAACTGGTGGCCGCCCTCGCGGGCCGGGCGAAGTTCGTGGTGAACCAACAGAAATGA
- a CDS encoding MFS transporter, with protein sequence MTTTSSTQRVRTGRITFFVALAVFAQESTWNLYDSQVPPLLREHIGSAALIGLLMGMDNVLGIFIQPWMGNRSDRTRTSWGRRMPYLLVGMPVAALLFLLIPHAAASLPLLILTMFGYALVANSFKPIAESLLPDFVPPERRSRANAVVKIASSLTVMVAALISIFLIDTYPKLSFAIPAILMVVSLAVLAANVRDSRSPAYQVALDEEREEAAPAARVRDTVLDIVRDADRSRLLLIASILLFGGAWAASRALVTPYGMEVLGMSRGGAGGLTLPSGVAFIVAAYPVARLAERFGRLRVMTFGMTVFVAGMVLGTVVRTPTGVVTGLCVASAGASAFLVNAVVVLWNLAPSDRVVGTYTGLYTVGWVSGGFLGPAVVGGLVDLTGWSLLLLHVAIVALLAVLAVARVSALQRRSAAGRAL encoded by the coding sequence ATGACGACGACGTCGAGCACACAACGCGTGCGGACCGGGCGGATCACGTTCTTCGTGGCCCTGGCGGTCTTCGCGCAGGAGTCGACGTGGAACCTCTACGACTCCCAGGTTCCGCCGCTGCTTCGCGAACACATCGGCAGTGCCGCGCTGATCGGTCTCCTGATGGGGATGGACAACGTGCTCGGCATCTTCATCCAGCCGTGGATGGGCAACCGGTCGGACCGCACGCGCACCTCGTGGGGCCGCCGCATGCCCTACCTCCTCGTCGGGATGCCGGTGGCCGCGCTGCTGTTCCTGCTGATCCCGCACGCCGCGGCCTCGCTGCCGCTGCTGATCCTGACGATGTTCGGCTACGCGCTCGTCGCGAACTCGTTCAAGCCGATCGCCGAGTCCCTGCTCCCGGACTTCGTCCCGCCCGAGCGGCGCAGCCGCGCCAATGCGGTCGTCAAGATCGCGTCCAGCCTCACGGTGATGGTCGCGGCGCTGATCAGCATCTTCCTGATCGACACGTATCCGAAGCTGTCGTTCGCGATCCCGGCGATCCTGATGGTGGTGTCCTTGGCCGTGCTGGCCGCGAACGTGCGCGACAGCCGGTCGCCGGCCTACCAGGTCGCACTCGACGAAGAACGCGAAGAGGCAGCACCCGCTGCACGGGTGCGGGACACCGTGCTCGACATCGTGCGGGATGCCGACCGCAGCCGGTTGCTGCTCATCGCGTCCATCCTGCTGTTCGGTGGCGCGTGGGCCGCCTCGCGGGCGCTCGTCACGCCGTACGGCATGGAAGTGCTGGGCATGTCCCGCGGCGGAGCGGGCGGGCTGACCCTGCCCAGCGGCGTGGCCTTCATCGTGGCCGCCTACCCGGTGGCGAGGCTCGCCGAACGCTTCGGCCGGCTGCGGGTGATGACCTTCGGGATGACGGTGTTCGTGGCCGGCATGGTGCTCGGCACCGTGGTCCGGACGCCCACCGGGGTCGTCACCGGTCTCTGCGTGGCGTCCGCGGGGGCGTCGGCGTTCCTGGTCAACGCCGTCGTCGTGCTGTGGAACCTCGCGCCGTCCGACCGCGTGGTCGGGACCTACACCGGGCTCTACACCGTGGGCTGGGTGAGCGGCGGCTTCCTCGGCCCGGCCGTGGTCGGCGGCCTGGTCGATCTCACGGGCTGGTCCCTGCTGCTGCTCCACGTCGCGATCGTCGCGCTCCTCGCCGTGCTGGCGGTCGCGCGGGTGAGTGCCTTGCAGCGCCGGTCGGCCGCCGGGCGGGCGCTGTGA
- a CDS encoding GntR family transcriptional regulator, whose protein sequence is MASETLKGLTADTLADRAYRAIRDAVTTGELRPGQKVTERGLAERLSVSPTPVREAIRRLEQDGLLERTGPRTVQVAAFGDTAIQDLAEVEVALRGMVARFAARHATAAQLDHLDAVLDEADDLLIVIKQRQQAGQDLSRHLDRLLDTMQRFNEVVESCAHNPVLVRLLGQTRVFSWPERRARLIERIAENDRFGLDRYGSHRALVRALRAGDPAVAEALVIEDARGGLGDLLAAPA, encoded by the coding sequence ATGGCAAGTGAGACCTTGAAGGGCCTGACGGCCGACACGCTGGCCGACCGCGCCTACCGCGCCATCCGCGACGCGGTCACCACCGGCGAGCTGCGGCCGGGGCAGAAGGTCACCGAGCGCGGGCTCGCCGAGCGGCTGTCGGTGAGCCCGACGCCGGTGCGGGAGGCCATCCGGCGCCTCGAGCAGGACGGTCTCCTCGAACGGACCGGACCGCGGACCGTCCAGGTCGCCGCGTTCGGGGACACCGCGATCCAGGACCTCGCCGAGGTGGAGGTGGCCCTGCGCGGGATGGTGGCCCGCTTCGCCGCGCGGCACGCGACCGCGGCCCAGCTGGACCACCTCGACGCCGTGCTCGACGAAGCCGACGACCTGCTGATCGTCATCAAGCAACGGCAGCAGGCGGGGCAGGACCTCTCCCGGCACCTGGATCGGCTGCTGGACACCATGCAGCGCTTCAACGAGGTCGTCGAATCGTGCGCCCACAACCCGGTCCTGGTGCGCCTGCTCGGCCAGACCCGGGTGTTCTCCTGGCCGGAACGGCGGGCCCGGCTGATCGAACGCATCGCCGAGAACGACCGGTTCGGCCTCGATCGCTACGGCAGCCACCGCGCGCTCGTCCGTGCGTTGCGGGCCGGCGACCCGGCGGTGGCCGAAGCGCTCGTCATCGAAGACGCCCGTGGCGGGCTGGGCGACCTGCTCGCCGCGCCGGCTTGA
- a CDS encoding hydantoinase/oxoprolinase family protein translates to MSRTVRIGVDVGGTFTDLLLHDPVRDLTWPGKLPTTPHAPNEAITAGIARLLAETATPARNVAGVVHGTTLVTNTLLERTGAVVGLLTTEGFRDVLEMAREIRFDTTDLLARPARPLVPRHRCRGVRGRIAADGTELEPLDEAGVLAQAGYLVEQGVEAVAVALLHAYRDDRHEQRVRELLARACPGLPVTLSCEVAPVVGEYERASTACLNAYVQPLMTRYLDSLRDDLLAMGIEAPLRVMLSGGGVTTSADAKAFPFRLLESGPAAGTIAAAAVARRLGEPDVLSFDMGGTTAKIAVVSGGGARRRHDFEAGRVDKFKPGSGLPVRLTVVDMIEIGSGGGSIAAPDSLGLLKVGPRSAGSVPGPVAYGRGGERPTVTDADLVLGHLDPAAFLGGEMRLRTAEARKALDREVAEPLGLDTVGAASGVVEVATAGMAAAARMHLSEQGRDPAGFALVAFGGAGPVHAYGLAKQLKISRIVVPMRAGVMSAYGFLVAPPTVDQARSLPSALTEVDWERVTALYAEMAARATAVLAPEATDVVRLRRSADLRYLGQGSAIEVDLPETMDAGLLQDAFEETYRATFGRSLDGPAEVVTWRLSAHLPGPDIPLGCEPLDGDPRRGVRDVRFPGHGRLEATVWDRYRLRPGTELTGPAVFEERESSCAFGPECRIRVDRDLTLLVDVGP, encoded by the coding sequence ATGAGCCGCACCGTCCGGATCGGCGTGGACGTCGGGGGCACGTTCACCGATCTGCTGCTGCACGACCCGGTGCGCGACCTGACCTGGCCGGGCAAGCTGCCCACCACGCCGCACGCCCCCAACGAGGCCATCACCGCGGGCATCGCGCGGCTGCTGGCGGAGACCGCCACCCCGGCCCGGAACGTCGCAGGGGTCGTGCACGGCACGACGCTGGTGACCAACACGCTGCTGGAGCGCACCGGGGCGGTGGTGGGATTGCTTACCACGGAGGGGTTCCGCGACGTCCTGGAGATGGCGCGGGAGATCAGGTTCGACACGACCGACCTGCTGGCCCGGCCGGCCCGCCCGCTGGTTCCCCGGCACCGCTGCCGCGGGGTGCGGGGCCGCATCGCCGCCGACGGCACCGAGCTGGAGCCGCTGGACGAGGCCGGCGTGCTCGCGCAGGCGGGCTACCTGGTGGAGCAGGGCGTCGAGGCGGTGGCGGTGGCCCTGCTGCACGCCTACCGCGACGACCGGCACGAACAGCGGGTGCGGGAACTGCTCGCGCGGGCCTGCCCCGGGCTGCCGGTCACCCTCTCCTGCGAGGTCGCGCCGGTCGTCGGCGAGTACGAGCGGGCGAGCACGGCTTGCCTCAACGCCTACGTGCAGCCGTTGATGACGCGCTACCTCGACAGCCTGCGCGACGACCTGCTCGCCATGGGCATCGAGGCGCCCCTGCGCGTGATGCTCTCCGGGGGCGGGGTCACGACCTCGGCCGACGCGAAGGCGTTTCCCTTCCGGTTGCTCGAATCGGGCCCGGCGGCGGGCACGATCGCCGCGGCCGCCGTGGCCCGGCGGCTGGGCGAACCGGACGTCCTTTCGTTCGACATGGGCGGGACCACGGCCAAGATCGCCGTGGTGAGCGGGGGCGGCGCGCGTCGGCGGCACGACTTCGAGGCGGGCCGCGTCGACAAGTTCAAGCCGGGTTCGGGGCTGCCGGTCCGGCTGACGGTCGTCGACATGATCGAGATCGGCTCCGGCGGCGGGTCGATCGCCGCCCCGGACTCGCTGGGGCTGCTCAAGGTCGGCCCGCGCAGCGCCGGGTCCGTTCCGGGGCCGGTCGCCTACGGCCGCGGCGGGGAGCGGCCGACCGTCACGGACGCGGATCTCGTGCTCGGTCACCTCGACCCGGCCGCCTTCCTCGGTGGTGAGATGCGGTTGCGGACGGCCGAGGCCCGCAAGGCGCTGGACCGGGAGGTGGCCGAGCCGCTCGGCCTGGACACGGTCGGCGCCGCTTCGGGAGTCGTCGAGGTGGCGACGGCGGGCATGGCGGCGGCGGCCCGGATGCACCTGTCCGAGCAGGGCCGGGATCCCGCCGGTTTCGCGCTCGTGGCGTTCGGCGGAGCGGGTCCGGTGCACGCCTACGGCCTGGCGAAGCAGCTGAAGATCTCCCGGATCGTCGTGCCGATGCGCGCCGGCGTCATGTCCGCCTACGGTTTCCTCGTCGCACCGCCCACGGTGGACCAGGCGCGCAGCCTGCCTTCGGCGCTCACCGAGGTCGACTGGGAGCGCGTCACCGCCCTCTACGCCGAGATGGCCGCACGCGCCACGGCGGTCCTGGCCCCGGAGGCCACGGATGTGGTGCGGCTGCGGCGTTCGGCCGACTTGCGTTACCTGGGCCAGGGATCCGCGATCGAAGTCGATCTCCCCGAGACGATGGACGCCGGCCTTCTCCAAGACGCTTTCGAGGAGACGTACCGCGCGACGTTCGGGCGATCCCTCGACGGACCCGCGGAAGTCGTCACCTGGCGGCTTTCGGCCCACCTGCCCGGCCCCGACATCCCGCTGGGGTGCGAGCCGCTCGACGGCGATCCGCGCCGCGGCGTCCGCGACGTCCGGTTCCCCGGCCACGGCCGGCTCGAGGCCACGGTGTGGGACCGCTACCGGTTGCGCCCCGGAACGGAGCTCACCGGGCCGGCGGTGTTCGAAGAACGCGAGTCCTCGTGCGCGTTCGGGCCGGAGTGCCGGATCCGCGTCGACCGCGACCTGACGCTCCTCGTCGACGTCGGGCCGTGA